In Desulfovibrio sp. 86, the following proteins share a genomic window:
- the grdA gene encoding glycine/sarcosine/betaine reductase complex selenoprotein A, translating into MGKLEGKKLLLLGERDGVPGPAMADVFANSGAEILFSATECFVUTAAGAMDLENQQRVKDAAEKFGGENVVVILGSSDPEGAEIYAETVTLGDPTYAGPLAGVPLGLCVYHVLEPELKQEADPAKWEEQISMMEMVLNVDALVESVRKMREANSKYAL; encoded by the coding sequence ATGGGTAAACTCGAAGGCAAGAAGCTTCTGCTGCTTGGCGAAAGGGACGGCGTACCCGGCCCTGCCATGGCGGATGTGTTCGCCAATTCGGGCGCGGAGATTCTTTTCTCCGCCACCGAATGTTTTGTCTGAACAGCCGCCGGAGCCATGGATCTGGAAAATCAGCAGCGCGTCAAAGACGCCGCTGAGAAGTTTGGTGGTGAGAACGTAGTGGTGATTCTCGGTTCTTCCGACCCTGAAGGGGCGGAAATCTATGCCGAAACTGTCACCCTGGGCGACCCCACCTACGCCGGACCCTTGGCTGGAGTCCCGTTGGGACTCTGCGTGTACCATGTTCTGGAGCCCGAACTGAAGCAGGAAGCCGATCCCGCCAAATGGGAAGAGCAGATCAGCATGATGGAAATGGTTCTTAACGTGGATGCGTTGGTAGAATCTGTGCGCAAAATGCGCGAGGCCAACAGCAAGTACGCTCTTTAG
- a CDS encoding OB-fold protein yields the protein MRIIFLLLLCLVGFQGACANKTQPMTDQQAEAVNALMDSPQLNTLPKNIENMPEFAPQTLCNAFENSRKQADALYGDKWIKVRGRVAYGPVDMGVPGVNSYYLGLGEGSKKVACIFFGKRQREQLKQLIMWQTVVVIGVYATEEKYVPKLIGCTILSVEK from the coding sequence GTGAGAATTATATTTCTATTGCTGTTGTGCTTGGTGGGGTTTCAGGGGGCATGCGCCAACAAGACTCAGCCAATGACTGACCAGCAGGCAGAAGCTGTAAATGCACTTATGGATTCTCCGCAACTGAACACGTTGCCCAAAAATATTGAAAATATGCCGGAGTTCGCCCCGCAAACCTTGTGTAATGCTTTTGAAAATAGCCGCAAGCAGGCTGACGCGCTCTACGGCGATAAGTGGATAAAGGTGCGTGGCCGGGTGGCTTACGGGCCTGTTGATATGGGTGTCCCAGGTGTTAATTCGTATTACTTGGGGTTGGGAGAGGGATCAAAAAAAGTCGCCTGCATCTTTTTTGGCAAACGCCAGCGTGAGCAGCTGAAGCAATTGATTATGTGGCAGACTGTAGTTGTAATTGGCGTCTATGCTACAGAGGAAAAGTATGTCCCTAAACTGATCGGATGTACGATTCTTTCAGTAGAAAAATAA
- a CDS encoding ankyrin repeat domain-containing protein, whose amino-acid sequence MFFRDWYGGGMNCCHVSHWAGGFLILLICCLSGCAGKNYTTTWEGGTAQQIHAIINSGAHVNVATAQGVSALMVAAKSNPHPDAIQAMIDAGANVNARTVSNKTALSFAARFNSNAEVLMTLLRAGAEVNTQDAEGYSPLILAATYNPNIEITRILLEAGADTNLQTVDGYTALMFSSANSQPTKKLKMLLDHGANINAAEMYGNTVLVLAGQKTSNVEIFKTLVEAGANVNAANILGETALSLAKKRANNQQVVDYLLQAGAKE is encoded by the coding sequence ATGTTTTTTCGTGACTGGTATGGTGGCGGCATGAACTGCTGCCATGTGTCTCACTGGGCAGGGGGCTTTCTGATACTGCTGATCTGTTGTTTGTCTGGCTGTGCAGGTAAAAACTACACAACAACATGGGAAGGAGGAACAGCTCAACAAATTCATGCCATTATAAATAGTGGGGCACATGTCAATGTCGCCACCGCGCAAGGGGTCTCTGCGCTGATGGTTGCAGCGAAAAGCAATCCGCACCCGGATGCCATACAAGCAATGATTGATGCAGGCGCAAATGTAAACGCCAGAACCGTCAGCAATAAAACGGCATTGTCCTTTGCGGCCCGGTTTAACTCCAACGCAGAGGTGCTGATGACTTTGTTGCGCGCCGGTGCTGAGGTAAATACTCAAGATGCTGAAGGCTATTCGCCGTTGATTCTAGCGGCGACATATAATCCAAACATTGAGATCACAAGGATATTGCTTGAGGCTGGTGCAGATACAAATTTGCAGACAGTTGATGGGTACACTGCGCTCATGTTTTCTTCCGCCAATTCTCAGCCAACAAAGAAACTTAAGATGTTGCTGGATCATGGGGCAAATATCAATGCTGCGGAGATGTATGGCAACACAGTTCTTGTTCTTGCAGGACAAAAAACGAGTAATGTTGAAATTTTCAAGACGCTTGTGGAAGCAGGAGCCAATGTGAACGCCGCCAACATATTGGGGGAAACGGCCCTTTCATTGGCCAAAAAAAGGGCAAACAATCAGCAGGTTGTTGATTATCTGCTGCAAGCAGGCGCGAAAGAATAA
- a CDS encoding ArsR/SmtB family transcription factor, with translation MKPLHHPSVESVTVEGILHALSDPVRVQILKEIIRSSSPRSCSDFLNLPDRAIPKSTLSQHFRVLREAGLIHSERKGVSMHNTTRCDELQPRFGRLIREIMAAYAEEYKGTDEKGGKSTAAAGRKTGMAAG, from the coding sequence ATGAAACCATTACATCATCCGTCTGTAGAGTCCGTGACGGTCGAAGGCATACTGCATGCCTTATCGGACCCGGTTCGGGTTCAGATTCTTAAGGAGATTATCCGCTCCAGTTCACCCAGATCGTGCTCGGATTTTCTGAATTTGCCAGATCGCGCCATACCGAAGTCGACTCTTTCCCAGCATTTTAGGGTATTGCGCGAAGCCGGTCTGATCCATAGCGAAAGAAAGGGCGTTTCCATGCACAACACTACACGTTGTGATGAATTGCAGCCCCGGTTCGGCCGACTGATTCGGGAAATTATGGCGGCCTATGCCGAAGAGTATAAAGGTACAGACGAGAAAGGTGGGAAAAGCACTGCGGCGGCAGGCAGGAAAACAGGTATGGCGGCGGGCTAA
- a CDS encoding MBL fold metallo-hydrolase has product MNRRQFLQQAAFASVVLASAGSLSGLAEAKAHTEPAQSQSNQAARTPQAGYYWMPLGEASIAALSDGTLHSGAKLLNGAPGLAEDLLKQSYAAADPIISVNAFLILMADRRILVDAGTGTILGPTLNKLAASLSGTGFKPEQITDILLTHVHADHSGGLTQGGNMVFPNATVRVNRVEAEFWLSAENMRKAKEYYRPMFVKAKESLTPYLDAGRITTFETGHEILPGITATASPGHTPGHTHYTLESRGEKIVFWGDTVHVAEAQFPHPELAIEYDLDADGAALQRQRAFAQAAAQGYLVAGAHISFPGIGHVRKAENGYQWIPVPYSNDAPA; this is encoded by the coding sequence ATGAACAGACGTCAATTTTTACAGCAGGCGGCCTTTGCGTCGGTGGTACTGGCTAGTGCCGGTTCGTTAAGCGGTCTGGCCGAGGCTAAAGCGCATACGGAACCGGCCCAAAGCCAAAGCAATCAGGCCGCGCGAACTCCACAGGCCGGTTATTACTGGATGCCTCTTGGTGAAGCAAGCATTGCCGCGCTATCTGATGGCACATTGCATAGTGGTGCAAAACTGCTTAATGGTGCCCCCGGCCTGGCGGAAGACCTGCTCAAGCAATCCTATGCGGCTGCTGACCCGATCATCTCCGTCAACGCGTTCCTCATACTCATGGCAGATCGGCGCATCCTTGTAGACGCCGGGACCGGCACAATTCTGGGGCCGACACTGAACAAGCTTGCCGCCAGTCTTTCGGGTACGGGATTCAAGCCCGAGCAGATCACCGACATTCTCCTCACTCACGTGCATGCTGACCATTCAGGCGGTCTGACTCAAGGGGGCAACATGGTTTTCCCCAATGCGACCGTACGCGTGAACCGCGTGGAGGCCGAATTCTGGCTGAGCGCAGAAAATATGAGAAAGGCCAAAGAATATTACAGGCCCATGTTTGTGAAGGCCAAAGAGTCGCTGACCCCGTATCTTGACGCCGGGCGCATTACCACATTTGAAACGGGCCATGAGATTCTGCCTGGCATAACCGCCACGGCCTCACCTGGACACACCCCGGGGCATACGCACTATACCCTTGAAAGCCGTGGAGAAAAGATTGTATTTTGGGGAGATACGGTTCATGTGGCCGAAGCGCAGTTTCCACATCCCGAACTGGCCATTGAATACGACCTGGATGCTGATGGTGCAGCCTTGCAAAGGCAACGCGCCTTTGCCCAGGCCGCCGCGCAGGGCTATCTTGTGGCTGGGGCGCACATATCCTTTCCCGGCATAGGGCATGTTCGCAAGGCCGAAAACGGATATCAGTGGATCCCCGTGCCTTATAGTAATGACGCGCCGGCATAA
- a CDS encoding 4Fe-4S dicluster domain-containing protein produces MALTRRNFLMGAASAAGIAAAGLDARAENKTAGAADAQAEYATLLDIEKCIGCGQCVEGCRERNGHRYPEVKKPLPAMFPPGTKDEDWSDRRDVDDRLTPYNWLYIESVTVQKDGAPLELHIPRRCLHCTNPPCANLCPWGAASRQPETGTVSIDSQTCLGGAKCRTVCPWHIPQRQSGVGLYLELMPRFAGNGVMYKCDRCADSFAHGELPACVEVCPQQVQTIGPRGEILALARKLAQERGAYLYGVTENGGTNTFYLSPVPFKELAQQVKPGPGKPTFAPVANSMAQADNLTRMLVTAPLVGVAGALVSAARQGQNTGQMQTRPHGAVHDPKVDAALSGGLLKKLWVTVALLLGFTGMMQLPVASRYGIARIPGLTWTGDFYITLNIHYILATLLLALGLYWLTLQIRGRLRGRLAFWGKMRLAVLGVVVLSGIGRVAKNLPSITFSPGMTTVIDLVHLGFAVLLGVLCLWLWTTGRGAWREDG; encoded by the coding sequence ATGGCACTGACACGGCGCAATTTTCTAATGGGCGCAGCCTCTGCCGCAGGCATAGCCGCCGCAGGGCTGGACGCGCGGGCCGAAAACAAAACCGCAGGCGCAGCAGACGCGCAGGCGGAATACGCAACCCTGCTCGACATTGAAAAATGTATCGGCTGTGGTCAGTGCGTGGAGGGCTGCCGGGAACGCAACGGACATCGCTACCCGGAGGTGAAAAAGCCTCTCCCTGCCATGTTTCCTCCTGGAACCAAGGACGAGGACTGGTCTGACAGGCGCGATGTGGACGACAGGCTTACGCCTTACAACTGGCTGTATATCGAAAGCGTTACCGTGCAGAAAGACGGCGCGCCGCTTGAGCTGCACATTCCCCGCCGCTGCCTGCACTGCACCAACCCGCCCTGCGCCAACCTCTGCCCCTGGGGCGCGGCCAGCCGCCAGCCCGAAACCGGCACGGTGAGCATAGACAGCCAGACCTGTCTTGGCGGGGCCAAATGCCGCACTGTCTGCCCCTGGCACATACCGCAACGGCAATCGGGCGTAGGCCTGTACCTTGAACTCATGCCGCGCTTTGCGGGCAATGGCGTCATGTACAAGTGCGACCGCTGCGCAGACAGCTTTGCCCACGGCGAACTGCCCGCCTGTGTGGAGGTTTGCCCCCAGCAGGTGCAGACCATCGGCCCGCGCGGGGAAATTCTGGCGTTAGCCCGCAAGCTGGCGCAGGAACGGGGCGCGTATCTTTATGGTGTGACGGAAAACGGCGGCACCAACACATTTTATCTATCGCCCGTGCCATTCAAAGAGCTGGCGCAGCAGGTAAAACCCGGCCCCGGCAAGCCCACCTTTGCCCCAGTGGCGAACTCTATGGCGCAGGCGGACAACCTTACCCGCATGCTGGTGACAGCTCCGCTGGTGGGCGTGGCTGGCGCGCTGGTGAGCGCCGCGAGGCAAGGTCAAAACACCGGGCAAATGCAGACGCGTCCGCATGGCGCCGTGCATGATCCCAAGGTCGATGCCGCGCTTTCCGGCGGCCTGCTCAAAAAATTGTGGGTAACCGTAGCCCTGCTGCTAGGCTTTACAGGCATGATGCAGCTGCCGGTGGCAAGCCGCTATGGCATTGCCAGAATCCCCGGCCTCACCTGGACTGGCGATTTTTATATCACGCTGAACATCCACTACATATTGGCTACCCTGTTGCTGGCGTTGGGTCTGTACTGGCTGACCCTGCAGATACGCGGCAGGCTGCGCGGCCGCCTCGCCTTCTGGGGCAAGATGCGGCTGGCAGTGCTGGGCGTTGTGGTTCTGAGCGGTATTGGGCGCGTTGCCAAGAACCTGCCTTCAATCACATTCTCGCCGGGCATGACGACCGTTATTGACCTCGTGCATCTGGGTTTTGCCGTGCTGCTTGGGGTGCTGTGCCTGTGGCTGTGGACAACAGGGCGCGGCGCATGGCGCGAGGACGGCTAG
- a CDS encoding DODA-type extradiol aromatic ring-opening family dioxygenase, protein MTTPAFYIPHGGGPCFFMDWTPPDTWNALGDWMRSIPATLPQQPRAQLVFSAHWEQPQFTLLTTPHPGLYYDYYDFPPHTYELQWPAPPAPELFERVRQCMRSAGMPLVEDSTRDFDHGVFVPGLLMYPQAQVPTLQISLRRGLDPQEHLALGRALAPLRDEGVLLVGSGMSFHNMRAFRYGDNTPIEGAEVFDNWLAGAVCSPNAAERNAALAEWEKAPGAHFAHPREEHLIPLMVIAGAADAAQGRLAWHGRAMGAPLSAFSFD, encoded by the coding sequence ATGACCACGCCCGCATTTTACATTCCCCACGGCGGCGGACCCTGCTTTTTTATGGACTGGACGCCGCCCGACACATGGAACGCCCTTGGCGACTGGATGCGCTCCATCCCCGCCACGCTGCCACAGCAGCCCAGAGCGCAGCTCGTGTTTTCCGCCCACTGGGAGCAGCCGCAGTTTACCCTGCTGACCACGCCGCACCCCGGCCTGTATTATGACTATTATGACTTTCCGCCGCATACCTATGAGTTGCAGTGGCCTGCGCCGCCCGCACCTGAACTGTTTGAACGGGTGCGCCAGTGCATGCGCTCGGCAGGCATGCCGCTCGTTGAAGACTCGACGCGCGATTTTGACCACGGTGTATTTGTGCCGGGCCTGCTGATGTATCCGCAGGCGCAGGTGCCTACACTGCAAATATCGCTGCGGCGAGGCCTTGATCCGCAGGAACATCTGGCGCTGGGCCGCGCGCTGGCCCCACTGCGGGACGAAGGCGTACTGCTGGTGGGCAGCGGCATGAGCTTTCACAACATGCGGGCCTTCCGCTACGGGGATAATACGCCCATAGAAGGGGCGGAGGTTTTTGACAACTGGCTTGCGGGTGCCGTGTGCAGCCCAAATGCCGCCGAGCGCAACGCGGCGCTCGCGGAATGGGAAAAAGCCCCTGGAGCCCACTTTGCTCATCCGCGCGAGGAGCATCTTATCCCGTTGATGGTGATTGCCGGCGCCGCCGACGCCGCCCAGGGCAGGCTCGCGTGGCACGGCAGGGCCATGGGCGCACCGCTTTCAGCATTTTCTTTTGACTAG
- a CDS encoding DNA adenine methylase — protein MGALNNAIMVRPFLKWAGGKRQLLHVIKALLPPQIENYNYVEPFIGAGALLFELKPQKAIINDSNSQLITTYKAIKNDIDELIELLNIHQNNNCKEYYYEIRSQDRNSSVFNKLSDVEKAARLIFMNKTCYNGLYRVNSKGLFNVPYGKYKNPKICEENVLRSVHRYFSLNCVEIMNADFSCITKSISSNSFVYFDPPYHSPSNTNFTGYQADGFSEKDQLRLRDDYIQLAERGVKCLLSNADTPFIREIYANKKFEIFTISAKRCINSDASLRGDVNEVIIKNWV, from the coding sequence ATGGGAGCTTTGAACAATGCAATTATGGTTAGGCCTTTTCTAAAATGGGCTGGCGGAAAACGCCAGCTTCTACATGTAATTAAAGCATTACTGCCACCACAAATAGAAAATTATAATTATGTTGAACCGTTTATTGGTGCTGGAGCTTTATTGTTTGAGTTGAAGCCACAAAAAGCGATTATAAATGATTCCAATTCTCAATTAATTACAACTTATAAGGCAATTAAGAATGACATTGATGAGCTGATTGAATTGCTAAATATTCATCAAAATAATAATTGCAAAGAGTATTACTATGAAATTAGATCTCAAGATAGAAATTCAAGTGTTTTTAATAAATTAAGTGATGTAGAAAAGGCTGCTCGTCTGATTTTTATGAATAAAACGTGTTATAATGGATTGTATAGGGTAAATTCTAAAGGCCTATTCAATGTTCCATACGGAAAATATAAAAACCCTAAAATTTGCGAAGAAAATGTATTACGTTCTGTTCATAGGTACTTCTCATTAAATTGTGTAGAAATCATGAATGCTGACTTTTCTTGTATAACAAAGAGTATTTCTTCAAATTCTTTTGTTTATTTTGACCCACCATATCATAGTCCTTCCAATACGAATTTTACCGGTTATCAGGCTGATGGTTTTTCAGAAAAAGATCAGCTTCGACTGCGAGATGACTATATTCAGCTTGCAGAGCGCGGAGTAAAATGCCTGTTGAGCAATGCAGATACTCCTTTTATAAGAGAGATATATGCTAATAAAAAATTCGAAATATTCACTATAAGTGCAAAAAGATGTATTAATTCCGATGCTTCACTGCGTGGTGATGTAAATGAAGTCATTATTAAGAATTGGGTTTAG
- a CDS encoding DUF3644 domain-containing protein has product MKTNMERIKKSYSFFMKQSGSNSNFSIKDIAEATGWSVSTVRTYTTKKWRTFLTLDDGQYRINSTEFSYSEDEYGRMMSQVQIYSSDPYKPQLSATVEILVQKARDSAILAVDVYNRPMTSFRSQGFTVMMIIAWTSLLHAIFENEGTDYYYRENGDYRIIDGDKKAWELSTCLDNYKQLSQPIIANVRMFILLRNKIEHRFSPIFDFDICGECQALLLNFEELITNKFGNYYSLSSTLSIPLQCISTKNQWQYEATKQLHSNHYKFLKEFIESYRDTLPDNIYGNIEYSFRVYLVPKLGNHKSSSDLAMEFIKYDPSQPEQFASLERGITLIKEKRVQVANQGRFKPSQVCQQVTQRLGRPFKVGLHTKAWKYYKVRTSGHQADGCMHLYCQYDEPHKDYVYTQEWVDFLVKKLADEDEYKQIMSVK; this is encoded by the coding sequence ATGAAAACAAATATGGAGCGAATAAAGAAATCCTATTCTTTTTTTATGAAGCAATCAGGCAGCAATTCTAATTTTTCAATAAAAGATATTGCTGAGGCCACAGGGTGGAGCGTTAGCACTGTACGCACGTATACAACAAAAAAATGGCGAACTTTTTTGACTCTGGACGATGGTCAGTATCGTATTAATTCTACAGAATTTTCATATTCAGAAGATGAATACGGTCGTATGATGTCTCAAGTCCAAATATATAGCAGCGACCCATACAAGCCCCAGCTTAGTGCAACTGTTGAAATCTTAGTTCAAAAAGCAAGAGATTCTGCAATTTTGGCTGTAGATGTGTACAATAGACCAATGACTTCTTTCAGAAGTCAAGGCTTTACAGTTATGATGATAATCGCATGGACTTCTTTATTGCATGCAATTTTTGAAAATGAAGGTACTGATTACTATTATAGGGAGAATGGGGATTACAGGATTATAGATGGAGATAAAAAAGCATGGGAATTATCAACATGCTTAGATAATTATAAACAACTTTCACAGCCAATTATAGCAAATGTAAGAATGTTTATACTCCTTCGAAATAAAATTGAACATAGATTTTCACCGATATTTGATTTTGATATTTGCGGAGAATGCCAAGCGCTTTTACTGAATTTTGAAGAATTAATTACAAATAAATTTGGAAATTATTACTCATTAAGCAGCACCCTATCAATACCTTTACAGTGCATTTCAACCAAAAATCAATGGCAATATGAAGCAACAAAGCAACTTCATTCCAATCACTACAAATTTCTTAAAGAGTTTATTGAATCATATCGTGACACACTGCCCGATAATATATATGGAAATATTGAATATAGCTTTCGCGTTTATTTGGTTCCGAAGCTCGGAAATCATAAGTCATCTTCCGATCTTGCTATGGAATTTATCAAATATGATCCATCACAACCTGAACAATTCGCTAGCCTTGAAAGGGGAATCACTTTAATCAAAGAAAAGAGAGTCCAAGTCGCAAACCAAGGCCGGTTTAAGCCATCCCAAGTATGCCAACAAGTAACACAGCGGCTTGGAAGACCTTTTAAAGTTGGACTTCATACAAAAGCATGGAAATATTACAAAGTTCGCACATCTGGCCATCAAGCAGACGGTTGCATGCATCTCTATTGCCAATATGATGAGCCACATAAGGACTATGTGTATACACAAGAATGGGTGGATTTTTTAGTCAAAAAACTTGCTGACGAGGACGAGTACAAACAAATTATGTCTGTTAAGTAG
- a CDS encoding pyridoxal phosphate-dependent aminotransferase gives MQISERLSSIKPSLTLSVNSRALELKAQGVAVTSLAVGEPDFPTPAHVCEAAKAAIDENFCRYTAVPGIPELRKAAGEYFGRAYGVPVAQESIVIGAGGKHCLYNFLQATINPGDEVLIPAPYWLSYPDMVMLAGGVPVTVHAGPEQNFKVTPSMLDAAVTDKTRLLILNSPSNPTGAVYTEAEFSAIMDWAVQRGIFVLSDEIYDQLVFAPAKMTSAIGWFARYPEQVAVLNGMSKSYAMTGWRVGFLAAHPLLIKKISAMQGHSTSSICSIAQKAALAALTGPTECIDHMREAFMRRRDLAMKAIETWPWAVCPKPDGAFYLFVDVRKCYGGAVNNSTELCTWLLDKAHVALVPGAAFGDDNCIRFSYAVADDVLARAMEATGAEMARLAQGATR, from the coding sequence ATGCAGATTTCAGAACGTCTGAGCAGCATCAAACCCTCTCTGACTCTCAGTGTCAACAGCCGTGCCCTCGAACTCAAGGCGCAGGGTGTAGCCGTCACCAGCCTTGCTGTGGGTGAACCCGATTTTCCCACTCCTGCGCATGTCTGTGAGGCCGCCAAGGCCGCCATTGACGAAAACTTCTGCCGCTACACCGCCGTGCCCGGCATCCCGGAACTGCGCAAGGCCGCTGGCGAGTATTTTGGCCGCGCCTATGGCGTGCCCGTGGCGCAGGAATCCATTGTCATTGGCGCTGGCGGCAAGCACTGTTTGTATAACTTTTTGCAGGCCACCATCAATCCTGGCGATGAAGTGCTCATTCCCGCGCCGTACTGGCTGAGCTATCCGGACATGGTCATGCTGGCGGGCGGCGTGCCCGTAACCGTGCATGCTGGCCCGGAGCAGAACTTCAAGGTGACGCCGTCCATGCTGGACGCCGCCGTGACGGACAAGACCCGCCTGCTTATCCTCAATTCGCCGAGTAACCCCACGGGCGCGGTGTACACCGAGGCCGAGTTCTCCGCCATTATGGACTGGGCCGTACAGCGCGGTATTTTTGTGCTGTCTGACGAAATTTATGACCAGCTTGTGTTCGCTCCCGCCAAGATGACCAGCGCCATCGGCTGGTTTGCGCGCTACCCCGAGCAGGTGGCGGTGCTGAACGGCATGTCCAAAAGCTACGCCATGACAGGCTGGCGCGTGGGTTTTCTGGCCGCGCATCCGCTTCTGATCAAAAAAATATCCGCCATGCAGGGGCACAGCACGTCGAGCATCTGTTCCATTGCGCAAAAGGCGGCGCTTGCGGCCCTGACCGGCCCAACAGAATGTATTGACCATATGCGCGAAGCCTTCATGCGGCGGCGCGATCTGGCCATGAAGGCCATTGAGACCTGGCCCTGGGCCGTGTGTCCCAAGCCCGACGGCGCGTTTTATCTATTCGTGGACGTGCGCAAATGCTATGGCGGCGCTGTGAACAATTCTACCGAACTGTGCACCTGGCTGCTGGACAAGGCTCATGTGGCTCTGGTGCCCGGCGCGGCCTTTGGCGATGATAACTGCATCCGTTTTTCTTACGCTGTGGCGGACGATGTGCTGGCCAGGGCCATGGAAGCGACGGGCGCGGAAATGGCGCGCCTGGCTCAGGGGGCTACGCGCTAA
- the sfsA gene encoding DNA/RNA nuclease SfsA, with product MRTKDQHAPASQPDGCRQTSAINVNAAAQTCAKPAPDTQAKGPLLPLPQDCIVGSFVQRRKRFSVELALDGEPLWVHSNNSGSMLGLTLPGSPVLASPAANPNRKLKYTQECVWLAQTATPENPDILPLPRQSACGFWVGVNTSVPNRMLEAAFYAGRLHFAKGYTSLVREAKRGQSRLDGLMTAPGLPPLWVECKNVTMVEDDAACFPDAASERGQKHLRELMDIVAQGERAAMFYLVQRPDGHCFAPADFIDPDYARLFYEAQSCGVEMYPYRALVSTDGIDLGGLIPLRPAP from the coding sequence ATGCGTACAAAAGATCAGCATGCGCCAGCGTCGCAACCTGACGGCTGTCGGCAGACCAGCGCGATCAACGTGAACGCGGCGGCCCAGACGTGCGCCAAGCCCGCGCCGGATACGCAGGCAAAAGGCCCCCTGCTGCCGCTGCCGCAGGACTGCATTGTGGGCAGCTTTGTGCAACGGCGCAAGCGCTTCAGCGTTGAGCTTGCCCTGGACGGCGAACCCCTGTGGGTACACAGTAACAATTCCGGCAGTATGCTGGGCCTTACCCTGCCGGGCAGCCCGGTTCTGGCGTCCCCGGCAGCCAATCCCAACCGCAAGCTCAAATACACGCAGGAATGCGTGTGGCTGGCCCAGACCGCCACACCTGAAAATCCGGACATATTGCCCCTCCCCCGCCAGTCAGCGTGCGGTTTTTGGGTGGGCGTCAACACCAGCGTGCCCAACCGCATGCTTGAAGCGGCCTTTTATGCCGGCCGGCTCCACTTTGCCAAGGGCTACACCAGCCTCGTACGCGAAGCCAAACGCGGCCAGAGCCGCCTGGACGGCCTCATGACCGCCCCCGGGCTGCCGCCCCTGTGGGTGGAGTGCAAGAATGTCACAATGGTTGAGGACGATGCCGCCTGTTTTCCCGACGCCGCCAGTGAACGCGGGCAAAAACATTTGCGTGAACTTATGGATATTGTGGCTCAGGGCGAGCGCGCGGCCATGTTTTATCTGGTGCAGCGCCCGGACGGCCACTGCTTCGCCCCTGCGGATTTCATTGATCCGGACTACGCCCGCCTGTTTTACGAGGCCCAGTCCTGCGGGGTCGAAATGTACCCCTACCGCGCCCTTGTGAGTACGGACGGCATTGACCTTGGCGGCCTCATCCCCTTGCGGCCCGCCCCATAG